The Cellvibrio polysaccharolyticus genomic interval GAATTTGTTCAATGGCAATACGCTTGAGGGCAACTTTTCGCGCAGTTCTTTCAGCGGCACGGGAGGCGTTGCGCTTGCCCGCTTTTGCCTGGGCTGCCGGCTTAACCGCCGCTGCTTTTCCGCCCGCCGTTTTGGCGGTCGACTTGTCAGGTTTTGCAGCGCCCTTGTTACGGCGATTACCCAATACCGATTCCAGTTCAAAATCGATTTTGCGGTTTTCCAGATCAACGCGAACCACTTTCACCACCAGCCCGTCACCCAGCCCGAAGACTTTGCGCGTGCGCTCGCCAACCAGACGATGCTGCGCCGGTTCAAAGCGGTAGTAGTCATGAGGCAGCGCAGAAATATGCACCAGGCCATCCACGTACAAGTCTTTCAGCTCTACAAACAAACCGAAGCCGGTTACCGCACTGATAACACCTTCGAATACTTCGCCCACCTGATCACGCAAGTATTCGCATTTCAGCCAGCTCACCACATCGCGGGTGGCTTCGTCGGCACGGCGTTCAGTGAGGGAGCATTGCTCACCGAGCACCAGAATATCGTTAATTGAATAGGGGTAAATCTGACGGGTTGGCAGCGCCTTGGCTCCCTCTACCCGGCGAACATGGGACGAGGCAACATTACTGCGAATCACCGAACGAATGGCGCGGTGCACCAGCAAGTCCGGGTAGCGGCGAATCGGTGACGTGAAATGGGCATAGGCATCGTAACCCAGACCAAAGTGACCCTGGTTATCCGGTTGGTACATCGCCTGGCGCAAGCTGCGCAACATAACCGTTTGAATCATGTTGGCATCGGCACGCCCCTGAATGGCCTGCATCAATTGCTGGTAATCACCGGAGTCTGGGGTGGCGCCACCGGACAAGCCCAGCCCCAACTCACCGAGGAATTCGCGCAGATTGGTCAGCTTTTGTTCGGTAGGGCCTTCGTGAACGCGATAGAGAGAAGGAATGCCATGCTTTTCGAGGAAGCGAGCGGCCGATACGTTGGCGCACAACATACATTCTTCAATCAGCTTGTGCGCGTCATTCCGTTTGACCGGAACAATGCGTTCAATTTTTCGATCTTCGTTAAACAGAATACGGGTTTCTACCGTATCAAAATCAATTGCGCCGCGCTCATCACGCGCGGCACGCAAGCAACTGTACAAGCGGTGCAATAACTCTACCTGCGGCAGCACATGCGCGTAGGTTTCGCGCAGCTCCGCGTCCGGCGCATCGGCGTCGAGCATCGCGGCAACTTTGGTATAGGTGAGTCGCGCATGGGAATGCATGACCGCTTCATAAAATTGATAGCCGGTAATGCGCCCGGCATCGCTGACGGTCATTTCGCACACGAGGCAAAGACGATCTACCGCAGGGTTCAATGAACAAAGGCCGTTGGAAAGCGCCTCAGGCAACATCGGCACCACAAAATCGGGAAAGTACACCGAGTTACCGCGCAACCGCGCTTCACGATCCAGCTCACTGTTAACCGCCACGTAGTGCGACACGTCGGCAATGGCAACGAACAAACGCCAGCCACCGCGACGGCGCTCACACAGCACCGCGTCATCGAAGTCGCGGGCATCTTCGCCATCAATAGTGACAAAAGGCAGATCGCGCAGATCGACCCGGTTAAGTTTGTCAGCTTCCTGCACGTCTACCGGAATGGCCGCCGCTTCGGTTAACACCACATCGGGCCACACATTGGGAATGCTGTGCGACTGGATCGCCAGCTCGATTTCCATGCCCGGGGCCATGTGATCGCCCAGCACCTGAATAACACGACCCATCGGCGGGCGGTTTTTATCCGGCTGGCGGGTAATTTCAACCACAACAATTTGCCCGGGCACCGCAGCACCGGCATCCTCGTGGGTGAGCATG includes:
- the rnr gene encoding ribonuclease R, which codes for MSKRKSVNVDPYAHREAEKYDNPVPSREFIIETLERAARPVGHPELCQLLGIDDEERVEAVRRRLIAMARDGQLISNRRDAFIPINKVDLIRGRVQGHRDGYGFVIRTEGGGEDIWLHGRQMRKVFDGDEVLVRLSGESYRGKDEGAIVEVLVRNTRQLAGRFYNEDGVLFVRPENAKVTQDIMLTHEDAGAAVPGQIVVVEITRQPDKNRPPMGRVIQVLGDHMAPGMEIELAIQSHSIPNVWPDVVLTEAAAIPVDVQEADKLNRVDLRDLPFVTIDGEDARDFDDAVLCERRRGGWRLFVAIADVSHYVAVNSELDREARLRGNSVYFPDFVVPMLPEALSNGLCSLNPAVDRLCLVCEMTVSDAGRITGYQFYEAVMHSHARLTYTKVAAMLDADAPDAELRETYAHVLPQVELLHRLYSCLRAARDERGAIDFDTVETRILFNEDRKIERIVPVKRNDAHKLIEECMLCANVSAARFLEKHGIPSLYRVHEGPTEQKLTNLREFLGELGLGLSGGATPDSGDYQQLMQAIQGRADANMIQTVMLRSLRQAMYQPDNQGHFGLGYDAYAHFTSPIRRYPDLLVHRAIRSVIRSNVASSHVRRVEGAKALPTRQIYPYSINDILVLGEQCSLTERRADEATRDVVSWLKCEYLRDQVGEVFEGVISAVTGFGLFVELKDLYVDGLVHISALPHDYYRFEPAQHRLVGERTRKVFGLGDGLVVKVVRVDLENRKIDFELESVLGNRRNKGAAKPDKSTAKTAGGKAAAVKPAAQAKAGKRNASRAAERTARKVALKRIAIEQIREAGKPVAPALKAEKPAQPKKAAPASGGKAVAAAKKPAKSSAAKKVNADAPVAKKAAKKPAAVKASAKKTLASKTAAPVVAGKKKVVKKAVNNPVVGGNSEQSAKAVRKPKAAAVQPPKAGATTKAQSLRASPAASRAKTLDKPAPKK